The following are encoded together in the Pseudomonas sediminis genome:
- a CDS encoding amino acid ABC transporter ATP-binding protein: protein MPDVPAVQIDNLSKSFDGVEVLRDISLTVNKGEVVSVLGSSGSGKSTLLRCINWLEEPDRGSIHIAGQRIGVDAQGKRMNNRDLAAIRARTGMVFQSFNLWPHLNVLQNVMEAPMQVKKMRKDEARAIAQTLLEKVGMEQKAEAFPYTLSGGQKQRVAIARALAMSPEVILFDEPTSALDPERVGEVLTVMKNLSSEGYTMIVVTHEMEFARAVSDQVVFLEKGLLIEKSAPEKFFTNPETERVRKFLELSA from the coding sequence ATGCCTGACGTACCTGCGGTACAGATCGACAATCTTTCCAAGAGCTTCGACGGCGTCGAGGTACTGCGCGACATCTCGCTGACCGTGAACAAGGGCGAGGTGGTCAGCGTGCTGGGCTCCTCCGGCTCGGGCAAATCCACCCTGCTGCGCTGCATCAACTGGCTCGAAGAACCGGATCGCGGCAGCATTCATATCGCCGGCCAGCGCATCGGTGTGGATGCCCAGGGCAAGCGTATGAACAACCGCGACCTGGCGGCGATTCGCGCGCGTACCGGCATGGTGTTCCAGAGCTTCAACCTGTGGCCGCACCTGAACGTGCTGCAGAACGTCATGGAAGCACCGATGCAGGTGAAGAAGATGCGCAAGGACGAGGCCCGCGCCATCGCCCAGACGCTGCTGGAAAAAGTCGGCATGGAACAGAAGGCCGAGGCCTTTCCCTACACCCTCTCCGGTGGGCAGAAGCAGCGCGTGGCGATAGCCCGTGCCCTGGCCATGAGCCCGGAGGTGATCCTGTTCGACGAGCCGACCTCGGCACTCGACCCGGAGCGGGTCGGTGAAGTGCTGACGGTGATGAAGAATCTCTCCAGCGAGGGCTACACCATGATCGTGGTTACCCACGAAATGGAATTCGCCCGCGCGGTGTCGGATCAGGTGGTGTTCCTGGAAAAGGGCCTGCTGATCGAGAAATCCGCCCCGGAGAAGTTCTTCACCAACCCGGAAACCGAACGCGTGCGCAAGTTTCTCGAACTGTCCGCATGA
- a CDS encoding amino acid ABC transporter permease: MTEWSIIWEARDAFLNGALNTLILFVLSVLAAFVIGCFSVYLLEARNWLSTLLRGAINLMRMLPFLVLAYLLYYGLPALGIKPSAWGAGLVALAIYHAAYFAEILRGARLVLPLGQVEAAKAHGFRPARLYWRIILPQLVIRTRPLLGNQLIYALKDTAFLTIITVQELTAAANSVQATYFIPTEAFIVVIALYWIISICLELALKWASRFGATRGFEHA, from the coding sequence ATGACCGAATGGAGCATCATCTGGGAGGCGCGCGACGCCTTCCTCAACGGCGCACTCAACACGCTGATCCTGTTCGTCCTGTCGGTGCTGGCAGCCTTCGTCATCGGCTGTTTCAGCGTCTACCTGCTGGAGGCCCGCAACTGGCTGTCGACGCTGCTGCGCGGGGCGATCAATCTGATGCGCATGCTGCCCTTCCTGGTGCTGGCCTACCTGCTCTACTACGGCCTGCCGGCGCTCGGCATCAAGCCCAGCGCCTGGGGCGCGGGCCTTGTCGCGCTGGCCATCTATCACGCGGCGTACTTCGCCGAGATCTTGCGCGGCGCACGCCTGGTGCTGCCGCTCGGCCAGGTCGAGGCGGCCAAGGCTCATGGCTTTCGCCCCGCTCGCCTGTATTGGCGGATCATCCTGCCGCAACTGGTGATCCGCACCCGTCCGCTGCTCGGCAATCAGCTGATCTACGCACTCAAGGACACCGCCTTTCTCACCATCATCACCGTGCAGGAACTGACCGCCGCAGCCAATTCGGTGCAAGCCACCTACTTCATCCCCACCGAGGCGTTCATCGTGGTCATCGCCCTGTACTGGATCATCAGCATCTGCCTGGAACTGGCGCTCAAGTGGGCGAGCCGGTTCGGTGCCACACGAGGTTTTGAACATGCCTGA
- a CDS encoding GNAT family N-acetyltransferase translates to MSNSIVDAGEADLPGIMAIYNDAVQHTTAIWNETLVDLANRRAWLAERTAAGFPVLVAHDAAGEVVGYASYGTWRTIEGFRQTVEHSVYVRADQRGQGIGPALMQALIERARAANLHVMVAAIESENAASIRLHQRLGFVTTGQMPQVGRKFGRWLDLTFMQLILE, encoded by the coding sequence ATGAGTAATTCCATAGTCGACGCTGGCGAAGCCGACCTACCCGGCATCATGGCCATCTACAACGACGCGGTGCAGCACACCACGGCGATCTGGAACGAGACCCTGGTGGATCTCGCCAACCGCCGCGCCTGGCTGGCCGAGCGCACTGCAGCGGGTTTTCCCGTGCTGGTCGCACATGACGCCGCCGGCGAGGTAGTCGGCTACGCCAGCTACGGCACCTGGCGCACCATCGAAGGTTTTCGTCAGACCGTCGAGCACTCGGTCTACGTACGTGCCGACCAACGCGGCCAGGGCATCGGCCCGGCGCTGATGCAGGCGCTGATCGAACGCGCCCGCGCCGCCAACCTGCACGTCATGGTCGCCGCCATCGAGTCGGAAAATGCCGCCTCGATTCGCCTGCACCAACGCCTCGGTTTCGTCACCACCGGGCAGATGCCCCAGGTCGGCCGCAAGTTCGGCCGCTGGCTGGATCTGACTTTCATGCAACTGATTCTGGAGTGA
- the ureA gene encoding urease subunit gamma yields the protein MDLSPREKDKLLIFTSGLVAERRLARGVKLNYPEAMAYISAALLEGARDGQTVAELMHFGTTLLTRDQVMEGVPEMIPEIQIEATFPDGTKLVTVHQPIA from the coding sequence ATGGATCTGAGTCCACGCGAGAAAGACAAGCTGCTGATCTTCACCTCCGGCCTGGTGGCCGAGCGCCGCCTGGCGCGCGGAGTCAAGCTGAACTACCCGGAAGCCATGGCTTATATCTCCGCGGCCCTGCTCGAAGGCGCACGCGACGGCCAGACCGTGGCCGAATTGATGCACTTCGGCACCACCCTGCTGACCCGCGATCAGGTGATGGAAGGTGTGCCGGAGATGATCCCGGAGATCCAGATCGAAGCCACCTTCCCTGACGGCACCAAGCTGGTGACCGTGCACCAGCCGATTGCGTAA
- a CDS encoding urease accessory protein UreD, translated as MNLPAALFTPSWPAELELAYARHGERTTPVQRRHLGPLRVQKHLYAEGPEVCQHIIVHPPGGIAGGDVLDISAHAGENTWVQLTSPGAAKWYRAAGVARQDLRLRVDAGATLEWLPQETIIYAGAQAELHTQIELHGDARLFYWDIVALGRPAADERFASGHFQAALDIRRDGKLLWHERQRVSGGDGLLDSPIGLDGQPVFATLLISADVDSDLLERCRELKIDGVRGDLSQISGLLVARCLASEALKARAWLIELWRLLRPALLGREARPPRIWST; from the coding sequence ATGAATCTGCCTGCCGCCCTGTTCACGCCAAGCTGGCCTGCCGAGCTGGAGCTGGCCTACGCGCGCCACGGCGAACGCACCACTCCAGTGCAGAGACGCCACCTAGGTCCATTAAGAGTGCAGAAGCACCTGTATGCCGAAGGCCCGGAGGTGTGCCAGCACATCATCGTCCACCCGCCCGGCGGCATTGCCGGCGGCGACGTTCTGGACATCAGCGCCCATGCCGGCGAGAACACCTGGGTGCAGCTCACCAGCCCAGGCGCGGCCAAGTGGTATCGCGCGGCCGGGGTCGCTCGGCAGGATCTGCGCCTGCGCGTCGACGCTGGCGCGACCCTGGAATGGCTGCCGCAGGAAACCATCATCTATGCCGGCGCCCAGGCCGAACTGCACACGCAGATCGAGCTGCACGGCGATGCTCGTCTGTTCTACTGGGACATCGTCGCTCTCGGCCGACCCGCTGCCGACGAGCGCTTTGCCAGCGGCCACTTCCAGGCCGCGCTGGACATCCGCCGCGATGGCAAGCTGCTGTGGCACGAGCGCCAGCGCGTGAGCGGCGGCGACGGCCTGCTCGACTCGCCCATCGGCCTCGACGGCCAGCCGGTATTCGCCACCCTGCTGATCAGCGCCGATGTAGACAGTGATTTACTGGAACGCTGCCGGGAGCTGAAGATCGACGGTGTACGCGGTGACCTCAGCCAGATTTCAGGCCTGCTTGTAGCGCGCTGCCTGGCCAGTGAAGCACTCAAGGCACGTGCCTGGCTGATCGAGCTCTGGCGCCTGCTGCGCCCGGCGTTGCTGGGGCGCGAGGCACGCCCACCCCGTATCTGGAGCACATGA
- a CDS encoding sulfite exporter TauE/SafE family protein yields MFTFIAFAAGLVRGYSGFGFAMLMALGLMLRLPPAEAVPVALILDVACSVTLWPAALRVVHGRVLGRLLVGVLLAVPLGAWLLLWLPAHIMAPLVAVLCLCGGIIVLWRPSVATPVSQGMAWLAGLASGLATTMASAGGPPLMIYLLRSGLDARQLRATAVLFFLASSGAALIGLGLAGVLSGALWRLALELALPALAGNLLGQWLHPRWQPLPLRVLVGGLLVLLSLGSLLRVLCV; encoded by the coding sequence ATGTTCACTTTTATCGCCTTTGCCGCCGGGTTGGTGCGCGGCTATAGCGGCTTCGGTTTCGCCATGTTGATGGCGCTCGGACTGATGCTGCGACTGCCGCCTGCGGAAGCGGTGCCGGTGGCGCTGATTCTCGATGTGGCCTGCAGCGTGACACTGTGGCCGGCGGCGCTGCGTGTCGTGCATGGGCGCGTGCTGGGGCGTCTGTTGGTCGGCGTGCTGCTGGCGGTGCCGCTGGGGGCCTGGCTGTTGCTGTGGCTGCCGGCGCACATCATGGCGCCGCTGGTGGCGGTGCTTTGTCTGTGCGGGGGCATAATAGTGTTATGGCGGCCGTCCGTTGCCACACCGGTGAGCCAGGGCATGGCCTGGTTGGCGGGCCTGGCATCAGGGCTGGCGACTACCATGGCTTCGGCTGGCGGCCCGCCCTTGATGATCTACCTGCTGCGCAGTGGCCTCGATGCGCGCCAGTTGCGCGCTACGGCGGTGCTGTTCTTCCTCGCCAGCAGTGGCGCTGCGCTGATCGGGTTGGGGCTTGCGGGTGTGCTGAGCGGCGCGTTGTGGCGGCTGGCGCTGGAACTGGCATTGCCGGCGCTGGCCGGCAACCTGCTTGGCCAGTGGCTGCATCCGCGCTGGCAGCCGTTACCGCTGCGGGTGCTGGTCGGTGGGCTGCTGGTGCTGCTGTCGCTGGGGAGTCTGTTGCGGGTGTTGTGCGTGTAG
- a CDS encoding SDR family NAD(P)-dependent oxidoreductase, with protein sequence MSKVAFITGATSGFGRATAGRFAEAGWALVLSGRRMERLEELKAELQDKVPVHIAALDVRDAAAVKALVDGLQAPFDRIDVLVNNAGLALAPEAAQKVALQDWHTMIDTNVTGLVNVSHAVLPKLLEIGKGTSIINIGSVAGEWPYPGGHVYGATKAFVKQFSFNLRCDLVSTGVRVTDIAPGMAETEFTLVRTKGNQAASDALYGTTTPLTAEDIAEQIFYVATLPDHININRLEIMPSRQAWSPFAVDRD encoded by the coding sequence ATGAGCAAGGTGGCATTCATCACAGGCGCGACATCCGGTTTCGGCCGCGCCACGGCAGGACGTTTCGCCGAGGCCGGCTGGGCCCTGGTACTCAGTGGCCGACGCATGGAGCGCCTGGAAGAACTGAAGGCCGAACTGCAGGACAAGGTGCCGGTGCACATCGCTGCGCTCGACGTACGTGATGCCGCCGCGGTGAAAGCGCTGGTCGACGGCCTGCAGGCACCCTTCGACCGTATCGACGTGCTGGTCAATAATGCCGGTCTGGCGCTGGCCCCGGAAGCCGCGCAGAAGGTTGCCCTGCAAGACTGGCACACCATGATCGACACCAACGTCACCGGCCTGGTCAACGTCAGCCACGCCGTGCTGCCGAAGCTGCTGGAAATCGGCAAGGGCACCAGCATCATCAACATCGGCTCGGTGGCCGGCGAATGGCCCTACCCGGGCGGCCACGTGTATGGCGCCACCAAGGCCTTCGTCAAACAATTCAGCTTCAACCTGCGTTGCGACCTGGTATCGACCGGCGTGCGCGTCACCGACATCGCCCCCGGCATGGCCGAAACCGAATTCACCCTGGTACGCACCAAGGGCAACCAGGCTGCCTCCGACGCGCTGTACGGCACTACCACACCGCTGACCGCCGAAGATATCGCCGAGCAGATCTTCTACGTCGCCACCCTGCCGGACCATATCAACATCAACCGTCTGGAAATCATGCCGAGCCGCCAGGCCTGGTCGCCCTTCGCCGTCGACCGCGATTGA
- a CDS encoding aldolase, with protein MAHAFEINTAPLASTEGLNSAEIVQARIDLAACFRMAARLGMGEGICNHFSVVVPGRPELFLVNPYGLAFAEVTASSLLICDFDGRVVLGEGRPEATAFFIHAQLHRLNPRATAAFHTHMPNATALCMLEGEPFVWAGQTALKFYERLAVDEDYQGLALNDAEGERIARAAGDADVVMLKNHGPLVLGPSIAEAWDDLYYLERAAEVQLKAMASGRPLKAVAPAIASAACRQMLQGNAESAHLHLESVKRQLLREGADFAE; from the coding sequence ATGGCCCACGCATTTGAAATCAACACCGCCCCGCTGGCGTCCACAGAGGGCCTGAACAGCGCCGAGATCGTCCAGGCACGTATCGACCTGGCCGCCTGCTTTCGCATGGCGGCACGGCTCGGCATGGGCGAAGGCATCTGCAATCACTTTTCCGTGGTGGTGCCGGGACGGCCCGAGTTGTTTCTGGTCAATCCTTATGGCCTGGCCTTTGCCGAGGTCACGGCCTCGTCGTTGTTGATCTGCGATTTTGACGGGCGCGTGGTGCTGGGCGAGGGCCGCCCGGAGGCCACGGCGTTTTTTATTCATGCCCAGTTGCACCGCCTCAACCCACGCGCTACGGCAGCCTTTCACACCCATATGCCCAACGCCACGGCGCTGTGCATGCTGGAGGGCGAGCCCTTCGTCTGGGCCGGGCAGACCGCGCTGAAGTTCTACGAGCGTCTGGCGGTGGATGAGGATTATCAGGGCCTTGCGCTGAATGATGCCGAGGGCGAGCGCATCGCCCGCGCGGCAGGTGATGCCGATGTGGTGATGCTGAAGAACCACGGCCCGTTGGTACTGGGGCCGAGCATTGCCGAAGCCTGGGACGATCTCTACTACCTGGAGCGCGCTGCCGAGGTGCAGCTCAAGGCCATGGCCAGCGGTCGGCCGCTGAAGGCCGTGGCACCGGCGATTGCCAGTGCGGCGTGCCGGCAGATGCTGCAGGGCAACGCCGAAAGCGCGCACCTGCATCTTGAGAGCGTGAAACGCCAGTTGCTGCGCGAGGGGGCGGATTTCGCCGAGTAA
- the urtE gene encoding urea ABC transporter ATP-binding subunit UrtE, producing MLQVQQLHQYYGGSHILRGLSFDVKVGEVTCLLGRNGVGKTTLLKCLMGLIPAKDGSVQWEGKPITAFKPHQRVHAGIAYVPQGREIFGRLTVEENLLMGLSRFPGSQAKAVPEFIYELFPVLREMKHRRGGDLSGGQQQQLAIGRALASQPRLLILDEPTEGIQPSVIKEIGVVIKKLAARGDMAILLVEQFYDFAAELADQYLVMSRGEIVQQGRGENMETEGVRGLVAI from the coding sequence ATGCTGCAAGTCCAACAACTCCACCAGTATTACGGCGGCAGCCACATCCTCCGTGGCCTGTCGTTTGACGTGAAGGTCGGCGAAGTCACCTGCCTGCTTGGCCGCAACGGCGTGGGCAAGACCACCTTGCTCAAATGCCTGATGGGTCTGATCCCGGCCAAGGACGGTAGCGTGCAATGGGAAGGCAAACCCATCACCGCTTTCAAACCGCACCAGCGCGTACACGCTGGTATCGCCTACGTGCCCCAGGGCCGCGAGATCTTCGGCCGCCTGACGGTGGAAGAGAACCTGCTGATGGGCCTGTCACGTTTTCCCGGCAGCCAGGCCAAGGCCGTGCCGGAATTCATCTACGAGCTGTTCCCGGTGCTGCGCGAGATGAAGCATCGCCGTGGCGGCGACCTGTCCGGTGGCCAACAGCAACAGCTGGCCATCGGTCGCGCCCTGGCCAGCCAGCCACGCCTGTTGATCCTCGACGAGCCCACCGAAGGCATCCAGCCCTCGGTAATCAAGGAGATCGGCGTAGTGATCAAGAAGCTCGCCGCTCGCGGCGACATGGCCATCCTGCTGGTGGAGCAGTTCTACGACTTCGCCGCCGAACTGGCCGACCAGTACCTGGTAATGAGCCGTGGCGAGATCGTCCAGCAGGGCCGTGGCGAGAACATGGAAACCGAAGGCGTACGCGGGCTGGTAGCGATCTGA
- a CDS encoding transporter substrate-binding domain-containing protein: protein MKPSKIDSKPFGLLRKLALASCLVGASLSAHADLDDIKSKGVMTVATEDDYAPFNFIVDGKPEGFHKELFEDLKTYAKAQGFDVKQEILPWTGLLASVSSGQYDMAFTGALVTDDRLRVFNFAPPFASAQHFYVKRAGDDRLSDIASLCGKTVGLQAGSALLARLPELKKMMADKGCEIGTVTEYPSYPEAYADLANGRLDYVINALISVNDLVKTRGDTFAKGIAVSGDGFAAWPVPKNSPELLEFLTGFMTEVRDSGRLAELQTKWFGEAFPAMPKEPITKVEQFHELAGM from the coding sequence ATGAAGCCATCGAAAATCGATTCCAAACCCTTCGGCCTGCTGCGCAAGCTGGCCCTGGCCAGTTGCCTGGTCGGCGCCTCGCTGAGCGCCCACGCCGACCTCGACGACATCAAGTCCAAGGGCGTGATGACTGTTGCCACCGAGGATGACTACGCGCCGTTCAACTTCATCGTCGACGGCAAGCCGGAGGGGTTCCACAAGGAGCTGTTCGAGGACCTGAAGACCTATGCCAAAGCGCAGGGCTTCGACGTGAAGCAGGAAATCCTGCCCTGGACCGGTCTGCTCGCCTCGGTTTCGTCCGGCCAGTACGACATGGCCTTCACCGGCGCCCTGGTCACCGACGATCGCCTGCGCGTGTTCAACTTCGCCCCGCCCTTCGCCTCGGCGCAGCACTTCTACGTCAAGCGCGCAGGCGACGACCGCCTCAGCGATATCGCCAGCCTGTGCGGCAAGACCGTCGGCCTGCAGGCCGGCAGTGCCCTGCTCGCGCGCCTGCCAGAGCTGAAGAAGATGATGGCTGACAAAGGCTGCGAGATCGGCACCGTGACCGAATACCCGTCCTACCCGGAGGCCTACGCCGACCTGGCCAACGGTCGCCTGGACTACGTGATCAACGCGCTGATTTCGGTCAACGACCTGGTCAAGACCCGTGGCGATACCTTCGCCAAGGGCATTGCCGTGTCCGGTGATGGTTTCGCCGCCTGGCCGGTACCGAAGAACAGCCCCGAGCTGCTGGAGTTCCTCACCGGCTTCATGACCGAAGTTCGCGACAGCGGCCGACTGGCCGAGCTGCAGACCAAGTGGTTCGGCGAAGCCTTCCCGGCCATGCCCAAGGAGCCGATCACCAAGGTCGAGCAGTTCCACGAACTGGCCGGCATGTGA
- a CDS encoding PLP-dependent aminotransferase family protein: MIDHFYHLDFDRQRGLQEQLRESLVSAILGGGFPADEPLPSCRKLSQQLSVSRNTVALVYESLLDNGYLVSRPRSGYYLHPDYCGQTDAVLRMTPLRKPEPSDDSSAATAPDWAARFRMQPSLKHGVLRPSNWSRFTYPFIYGQPISELFPLERWREVSRKNLSGERDQLWLGDRFDRDDEQLIEQLRTRVLPKRGIWARADEILVTLGSQNALYLLASLLMARGVRVGVENPGFRDAASIFDIHGAKVHLQDVDDQGLVVDRRLDDCQYLYVTPGHQVPTGVAMSAARREQLLRQIREHDQVLIEDDYDAEFNLDNHPLPALKASDSSGRVIYLSSLSKAFSPGLRIGYMVADAELIDELRALRRLMYRHPPLNNQRMLADFLAQGHYDAHLRRFREEHCRRRELLYQALRSDLSDCQPMGSPGASSCWLAAPRGVDTQRLAWAAAQQSVLIESGAQFFLGECAAPTNFMRLGFHAIDAERIRPGVQKLGEVLSGL; this comes from the coding sequence ATGATCGACCACTTTTACCACCTTGATTTCGACCGTCAGCGCGGCCTTCAGGAGCAGCTTCGCGAGTCGCTGGTGTCGGCCATTCTTGGCGGCGGTTTCCCGGCCGACGAGCCACTGCCGTCATGCCGCAAGCTGTCCCAGCAGTTGTCGGTCTCGCGCAATACCGTGGCGCTGGTGTACGAGAGCCTGCTCGACAACGGCTACCTGGTCAGCCGCCCGCGCAGTGGTTACTACCTGCACCCCGATTACTGCGGGCAGACCGATGCCGTATTGCGCATGACGCCGCTGCGAAAACCGGAACCGTCCGACGACAGCAGCGCCGCCACTGCCCCGGATTGGGCCGCGCGCTTTCGCATGCAGCCCAGTTTGAAGCACGGCGTATTGCGCCCGAGCAACTGGAGCCGTTTCACCTACCCCTTCATCTACGGTCAGCCGATCAGCGAGCTGTTCCCGCTGGAGCGTTGGCGCGAGGTATCACGCAAGAACCTCAGCGGTGAGCGCGACCAGCTGTGGCTGGGCGACCGTTTCGACCGTGACGATGAGCAACTGATCGAGCAGCTGCGCACCCGCGTGCTGCCCAAACGCGGTATCTGGGCGCGAGCCGACGAGATTCTGGTGACCCTCGGTTCGCAGAACGCGCTCTATCTGCTGGCCAGCCTGCTGATGGCGCGCGGTGTGCGCGTTGGCGTGGAGAACCCTGGCTTTCGCGATGCGGCGAGCATCTTCGACATTCACGGCGCCAAGGTGCACCTGCAGGATGTCGACGATCAGGGCCTGGTGGTGGACCGGCGTCTGGATGACTGCCAGTACCTCTACGTGACGCCGGGGCACCAGGTGCCCACCGGCGTGGCGATGAGCGCGGCACGGCGTGAACAACTGCTGCGGCAGATTCGCGAGCACGACCAGGTGCTGATCGAGGACGACTACGACGCCGAATTCAACCTCGACAACCACCCGCTACCGGCGCTCAAGGCCAGCGACAGCAGCGGCCGGGTGATCTATCTGAGCAGCCTGTCCAAGGCCTTCTCGCCGGGGCTGCGCATCGGCTACATGGTGGCCGACGCCGAGCTGATCGACGAACTGCGTGCCCTGCGCCGGCTGATGTACCGCCACCCGCCGCTGAACAACCAGCGCATGCTCGCCGACTTCCTCGCCCAGGGGCATTACGACGCGCACCTGCGGCGTTTTCGCGAGGAACATTGCCGCCGCCGCGAGCTGCTCTACCAGGCGCTGCGCAGTGACCTGAGCGATTGCCAGCCCATGGGCAGCCCAGGTGCCAGCTCCTGCTGGCTGGCGGCACCACGCGGTGTCGATACCCAGCGCCTGGCCTGGGCGGCGGCGCAGCAGAGCGTGTTGATCGAGTCCGGGGCGCAGTTCTTCCTTGGCGAGTGTGCAGCGCCGACCAACTTCATGCGTCTGGGTTTCCATGCTATCGATGCCGAGCGCATAAGACCGGGGGTGCAGAAACTGGGTGAGGTGCTGTCGGGGTTGTGA
- a CDS encoding amino acid ABC transporter permease — protein sequence MNGQAWLLLLEGAWTTLWISSIAIALGVVIGLGIALLRMARIPFVEQALVLYVSLARATPLVTLVLFIFLSAPTFGLAMDRNTAAILALTLNTAAFNAEVWRTAFISFSREQKEAALACGMTNGVFFRRIMLPQMITSSLPGLVNEMSFLIKSSPAIAVIGIVDLTRVTNRISAVTYEPLPPILAAALLYMLIIGVLLKVQAIAEKKANRLAM from the coding sequence ATGAACGGACAAGCCTGGTTATTGCTGCTCGAAGGCGCCTGGACGACTCTGTGGATCTCCTCGATCGCCATTGCCCTGGGCGTCGTCATCGGCCTGGGTATCGCCCTGCTGCGCATGGCGCGCATTCCCTTCGTGGAACAGGCGCTGGTGCTCTACGTGAGCCTGGCTCGCGCCACGCCGCTGGTCACCCTGGTGCTGTTCATCTTCCTCTCGGCGCCGACCTTCGGCCTGGCCATGGATCGCAACACGGCAGCGATTCTCGCCCTCACCCTGAACACCGCGGCCTTCAACGCCGAGGTCTGGCGCACGGCGTTCATCAGTTTCTCCCGCGAGCAGAAGGAAGCGGCGCTGGCCTGCGGCATGACCAATGGCGTGTTCTTCCGTCGCATCATGCTGCCGCAGATGATAACCAGCAGCCTGCCCGGCCTGGTCAACGAGATGTCCTTCCTGATCAAGAGCAGCCCGGCCATCGCGGTAATCGGCATCGTCGATCTGACCCGCGTGACCAACCGCATCAGCGCCGTGACCTACGAGCCGCTGCCACCGATTCTCGCCGCTGCCCTGCTGTACATGCTGATCATCGGCGTGCTGCTCAAGGTGCAGGCTATCGCCGAGAAAAAAGCCAACCGACTGGCCATGTGA
- a CDS encoding aspartate aminotransferase family protein codes for MSTPISNQYVHDLDRQHVFHSWSTQGALNPLVIAGGEGCTLWDYDGKRYLDFSSQLVNTNIGHQHPKVIAAIQEQAGSLVTIAPATANLMRGEAAKRILARAPAGFSKVFFTNAGADANENAMRMARLYTGRDKILSAYRSYHGSTGAAIVATGDPRRVPNEYARGHVHFFNPYLYRSEFNAANEEEECARALQHLRRVIECEGPGAIAAILLESIPGTAGILVPPKGYMQGVRKLADEFGIMLILDEVMAGFGRTGAWLALEHFGVVPDLIVFAKGVNSGYVPAGGVMISKPICEHFDNHFFPGGLTYSGHPLAMAAIVATLDAMSEEGMVENARDIGAQVLGPGLQKLAERYPMIGEARGVGLFWALEFVSNAQKKTPMPAPVMQEMKAALTARGLLSFVVENRIHVVPPCIVSAAQVNEALAIFDEVFALFAPRFV; via the coding sequence ATGAGCACACCGATCAGCAACCAGTACGTCCACGATCTGGATCGCCAGCACGTCTTCCATTCCTGGTCGACCCAGGGCGCCCTCAACCCGCTGGTGATTGCCGGCGGTGAGGGCTGCACCCTGTGGGACTACGACGGCAAACGCTACCTCGACTTCAGCAGCCAACTGGTCAACACCAATATCGGCCACCAGCACCCGAAGGTGATCGCCGCCATTCAGGAACAGGCCGGTAGCCTGGTTACCATCGCCCCGGCCACCGCCAACCTGATGCGTGGCGAAGCGGCCAAGCGCATCCTCGCCCGCGCGCCGGCTGGTTTCTCCAAGGTGTTCTTCACCAACGCCGGCGCCGATGCCAACGAGAACGCCATGCGCATGGCGCGCCTGTACACCGGTCGCGACAAGATCCTTTCCGCCTACCGCTCCTACCATGGCAGCACCGGCGCGGCCATCGTCGCCACCGGCGACCCACGCCGCGTGCCCAACGAATACGCCCGTGGCCACGTGCACTTCTTCAACCCCTACCTGTACCGCAGCGAGTTCAATGCGGCGAACGAAGAAGAAGAATGCGCGCGTGCCCTGCAGCATCTGCGCCGGGTCATCGAGTGCGAAGGGCCGGGCGCCATCGCCGCGATACTGCTGGAGAGCATTCCCGGCACTGCCGGCATCCTCGTACCGCCAAAAGGCTATATGCAGGGCGTGCGCAAGCTGGCCGACGAGTTCGGCATCATGCTCATCCTCGATGAAGTGATGGCCGGCTTCGGCCGCACCGGCGCCTGGCTGGCGCTGGAGCACTTCGGCGTGGTGCCGGATCTGATCGTCTTCGCCAAGGGCGTCAACTCCGGTTACGTCCCGGCCGGCGGCGTGATGATTTCCAAGCCGATCTGCGAGCACTTCGACAATCACTTCTTCCCTGGCGGCCTGACCTACTCCGGCCACCCGCTGGCCATGGCCGCCATCGTCGCCACGCTGGATGCGATGAGTGAGGAAGGCATGGTGGAGAATGCCCGTGACATCGGCGCCCAGGTGCTCGGCCCAGGCCTGCAGAAGCTGGCCGAGCGCTACCCGATGATCGGCGAGGCCCGAGGTGTGGGCCTGTTCTGGGCGCTGGAGTTCGTCAGTAATGCCCAGAAGAAGACGCCGATGCCGGCACCGGTGATGCAGGAAATGAAGGCCGCGCTGACCGCGCGCGGGCTGCTCAGCTTCGTGGTGGAAAACCGCATCCACGTGGTGCCGCCGTGCATCGTCAGCGCCGCGCAGGTAAACGAGGCGCTGGCGATCTTTGATGAAGTGTTCGCCCTGTTCGCGCCGCGCTTTGTCTGA